In Thermodesulfobacteriota bacterium, a genomic segment contains:
- a CDS encoding NifB/NifX family molybdenum-iron cluster-binding protein: MKVAVSSSGKDLNASLDPRFGRCAFFMMVETDDMSFEAFDNESIGLGGGAGIQSAQFVASKGAKAVITGNCGPNAVQTLSAAGIKLFTGQTGSVREALERYINGKLTPAEEANVDNHFGMGQASATDSAAPASGGGMGMGTGMGMGGGRGMGGGRGMGGGGRCMGGGGGRGMGRGMGMSGMGMPNQSGPGPLPKTQDLESLKEQARNLGQQMEDIMAQINKLEKKD; this comes from the coding sequence ATGAAAGTTGCAGTTAGCTCAAGCGGAAAAGATTTAAACGCATCCCTCGACCCGCGGTTTGGCAGATGCGCTTTTTTTATGATGGTGGAAACGGACGATATGAGTTTTGAAGCTTTTGATAATGAAAGCATAGGACTGGGCGGGGGTGCCGGGATTCAATCGGCACAGTTTGTCGCATCCAAAGGGGCGAAAGCCGTGATCACGGGTAATTGTGGCCCAAACGCCGTGCAGACGCTTTCGGCCGCAGGGATAAAGTTGTTTACCGGTCAGACAGGATCGGTAAGGGAAGCGCTTGAAAGATATATAAATGGCAAACTCACGCCGGCAGAGGAAGCCAATGTGGACAACCATTTCGGAATGGGCCAAGCGTCTGCAACTGATTCTGCAGCCCCAGCTTCAGGTGGAGGTATGGGTATGGGTACCGGCATGGGCATGGGCGGAGGCAGAGGTATGGGCGGTGGCAGAGGCATGGGTGGCGGTGGAAGGTGTATGGGCGGAGGCGGCGGCCGAGGAATGGGCCGTGGAATGGGGATGTCCGGAATGGGTATGCCCAATCAGTCAGGACCCGGTCCATTACCGAAGACCCAGGATTTGGAAAGTTTGAAGGAACAGGCCAGAAACTTAGGCCAACAGATGGAAGACATCATGGCCCAAATTAATAAATTGGAAAAGAAAGATTAA
- a CDS encoding iron-sulfur cluster assembly scaffold protein: MSDKFDTFVQDLQEQIFEETREDYGEVAYQRWRNPLYVGAMEDPDVHASIKGTCGDTIGIFLKFKNGHVKEASFVTDGCGSSMVCGSFAAEMSLGKISEQLFEITGETILDKLGKFPEEDRHCAFLAAETLHKAANEYMIKKRK; this comes from the coding sequence ATGAGCGACAAATTTGATACTTTTGTACAGGATTTACAGGAGCAGATTTTTGAAGAGACCAGAGAGGATTATGGTGAGGTGGCCTATCAACGGTGGCGAAACCCGCTCTATGTTGGGGCTATGGAAGATCCTGACGTACATGCCAGTATCAAAGGAACCTGCGGAGATACAATTGGTATTTTCTTGAAGTTTAAGAACGGTCATGTGAAGGAAGCGTCATTTGTAACCGACGGATGTGGATCCAGCATGGTATGTGGCTCTTTTGCCGCCGAGATGTCCTTGGGAAAAATATCTGAGCAGCTGTTTGAGATTACCGGAGAGACCATTCTGGACAAATTGGGAAAATTTCCCGAAGAAGACAGACACTGTGCTTTTCTGGCTGCCGAGACGCTGCATAAAGCGGCAAATGAATATATGATTAAGAAAAGAAAATAG
- a CDS encoding ATP-binding protein: MIISVASGKGGTGKTTVSTNLALSIGHEVQLLDCDVEEPNAHLFVNPVFKETETILLPVPEVNDEKCTYCGKCGDICQFKAIVVVNETVLVFDELCHSCGGCMEVCPEDAITEKGRELGIIQKGRRNSIEFIHGKLRVGEAMAPPLIDKVRSFTRPDKLTIIDSPPGTSCPVIMSMKNTDFILLVTEPTPFGLHDLKLAVGAVKMLDIPCGLVINRADLGDSRVKEYADRKKLPVLMEIPFDRKIAEAYSRGDMIVEVMPEFKDRFIKLYQTIKDMVA, from the coding sequence ATGATTATAAGCGTTGCGAGTGGAAAGGGCGGAACCGGCAAAACAACTGTTTCCACCAATCTTGCCCTGTCCATCGGGCATGAGGTTCAACTGCTTGACTGTGATGTAGAAGAACCGAACGCCCATCTTTTTGTTAACCCTGTTTTTAAGGAAACAGAAACAATTTTGCTGCCTGTACCGGAAGTTAATGATGAAAAGTGTACCTATTGCGGAAAATGCGGCGATATATGCCAGTTTAAGGCGATTGTCGTGGTAAATGAAACCGTATTGGTTTTTGACGAACTGTGCCACAGTTGTGGTGGATGTATGGAAGTCTGCCCTGAAGATGCCATAACAGAAAAGGGCAGGGAACTGGGCATTATTCAAAAAGGGCGCAGGAACTCCATTGAATTCATTCATGGAAAACTGAGAGTCGGTGAAGCCATGGCCCCGCCTTTGATAGATAAGGTTCGTTCTTTCACCCGCCCGGATAAACTCACTATTATCGATTCCCCACCCGGCACGTCATGTCCGGTCATCATGTCTATGAAAAATACGGACTTTATTCTTCTGGTTACCGAACCGACTCCATTCGGGCTTCATGACTTGAAACTGGCGGTGGGTGCGGTAAAAATGCTCGATATTCCCTGCGGACTGGTGATTAACCGCGCCGATCTTGGCGACAGCCGGGTGAAAGAGTATGCAGACAGGAAAAAATTGCCGGTTCTCATGGAAATTCCCTTTGACCGAAAAATTGCCGAGGCCTACTCCAGGGGGGACATGATCGTTGAGGTCATGCCTGAATTTAAAGACCGGTTTATAAAGCTCTATCAAACCATTAAAGATATGGTTGCATAA
- a CDS encoding HDIG domain-containing protein, giving the protein MNKKVPSREETYQLLTEYNKNESLIKHALAVEGVMRYIARKHGEDEEKWGVIGLIHDLDYEKYPDQHCQKTEEILQENDWPDEYVRAVISHGYGICTDVEPKTKLEKYLFAIDELTGLVVTTALVRPSKSVLDMKAKSVKKKWKDKRFAAGVNRSVIEQGAGMLGVEVAELITDTIMGMREVADSIGLRGSVGE; this is encoded by the coding sequence ATGAATAAAAAGGTCCCGTCCAGAGAAGAAACGTACCAGCTTTTAACTGAATACAATAAAAATGAAAGCCTCATTAAACATGCCCTGGCGGTGGAAGGGGTGATGCGGTATATCGCCCGCAAACATGGAGAAGACGAAGAAAAGTGGGGCGTGATCGGTCTGATACACGATCTGGACTATGAAAAATATCCCGACCAGCACTGCCAAAAGACCGAAGAAATTCTACAGGAAAATGACTGGCCCGATGAATACGTCAGAGCAGTCATCAGCCATGGATATGGAATCTGCACGGATGTTGAACCTAAAACCAAGCTGGAAAAATATCTTTTTGCCATTGATGAACTCACCGGACTGGTGGTGACCACCGCTTTGGTGCGCCCTTCCAAAAGCGTTCTGGATATGAAGGCCAAATCAGTTAAGAAAAAATGGAAGGATAAAAGATTTGCCGCCGGTGTCAACCGGTCTGTGATTGAACAGGGTGCCGGAATGCTGGGAGTAGAGGTGGCAGAGTTGATCACAGATACGATTATGGGCATGCGGGAAGTCGCCGATTCAATCGGCCTGAGAGGATCGGTTGGCGAGTAA
- a CDS encoding acyl-CoA dehydrogenase: protein MSIKLTDEQLMIQTMVRDFSREVIAPTAAERDKTKEFPGDNLKQLGELGFMGMMVPPEYNGSGADTISYVLALSEVAYSCASTAVVMSVHNSIVCESILRYGTEDQKQRFLKPLATGEVIGAFALTEPNAGSDPVRQTTKAVRDGDSYILNGTKRFITTGKNAGTVIVTAKTDETKRHKGISAFLIKKGTPGFTTGPLEDKMGLRGSDTVDLVFEDCRVPAEDMLGEEGEGFKIAMTGLDGGRIGISAQSVGVAQAALDAAVQYAKEREQFGQSISRFQGLRWIVADMATEIEAARQLMLSASAMKDRGENYTAQASMAKLFSSEMVNRVTAKALQVHGGYGYIKEYPVERYYRDARVFTIYEGTSEIQRIVISNHVFK, encoded by the coding sequence ATGTCGATAAAGCTTACTGATGAACAATTAATGATTCAAACAATGGTCAGGGATTTTTCACGGGAAGTCATCGCCCCCACCGCCGCAGAGCGTGATAAGACCAAAGAGTTTCCTGGAGATAATTTGAAACAGCTTGGGGAACTCGGATTTATGGGAATGATGGTTCCTCCCGAATATAACGGTTCAGGAGCGGATACGATCAGTTACGTCCTTGCCCTTTCCGAAGTTGCCTATTCCTGCGCTTCTACCGCTGTGGTCATGTCGGTTCACAATTCAATCGTTTGTGAAAGCATCTTAAGATACGGCACCGAAGATCAAAAACAGCGCTTTTTAAAGCCTCTGGCAACCGGTGAAGTGATCGGTGCCTTTGCCCTGACGGAACCGAATGCCGGGTCGGATCCGGTGCGACAGACCACCAAAGCCGTTCGTGACGGAGACAGCTATATTTTAAACGGAACCAAACGGTTCATTACCACGGGCAAGAATGCAGGAACAGTCATCGTAACGGCCAAAACGGATGAAACCAAACGTCACAAAGGAATCAGCGCTTTTCTTATAAAAAAGGGAACCCCCGGCTTCACTACAGGGCCGCTGGAAGATAAAATGGGCCTTCGCGGGTCGGATACGGTGGATCTTGTTTTTGAAGACTGCCGTGTCCCTGCAGAAGACATGCTGGGTGAAGAAGGTGAAGGGTTTAAAATTGCCATGACCGGTCTGGACGGTGGCAGGATCGGTATTTCGGCCCAATCGGTGGGGGTGGCACAGGCTGCTCTGGATGCTGCGGTCCAGTACGCCAAAGAAAGAGAACAGTTCGGCCAGTCTATTTCCAGGTTTCAAGGCCTGCGCTGGATTGTTGCCGATATGGCCACGGAAATCGAGGCAGCCCGCCAACTGATGCTGTCTGCTTCTGCAATGAAAGACAGGGGGGAAAACTATACGGCCCAGGCCTCAATGGCAAAACTTTTTTCCTCTGAGATGGTTAACAGGGTCACAGCCAAAGCCCTTCAGGTCCACGGAGGTTACGGATACATCAAGGAATATCCGGTAGAACGTTATTACCGAGATGCAAGAGTCTTTACCATTTACGAAGGCACCTCGGAAATCCAGAGAATTGTTATATCTAACCACGTGTTCAAATAA
- a CDS encoding cupin domain-containing protein produces MPRKKAAAQDPVGKKIKKARMQKKTSYSTLANETGFSVDYLKAIEAGTEIPPVGALLQISRALEIDSGFFLRQQESTLKKRVKAYTARTENYAYDTLTPGAENKHLKAFKVTVDPLKDHKGIGYQHEGEEFVYVLKGKVEITVGENINKLKQGESLHFNSGIRHMLRNTGKEKAELIVVIYGP; encoded by the coding sequence ATGCCACGCAAAAAGGCTGCAGCGCAAGACCCCGTGGGGAAAAAAATCAAAAAAGCCAGAATGCAAAAAAAAACCAGTTATAGCACCCTTGCGAATGAAACCGGTTTTTCCGTCGATTATCTAAAAGCGATAGAAGCCGGCACGGAAATACCACCGGTGGGAGCGCTTCTGCAGATTTCAAGAGCTTTAGAGATTGACTCCGGATTTTTTCTAAGGCAACAGGAATCCACCCTCAAAAAGCGTGTAAAGGCCTACACGGCACGCACGGAAAATTATGCCTATGATACGCTGACGCCAGGTGCTGAAAACAAACACCTGAAAGCCTTTAAGGTCACGGTTGATCCGTTAAAGGACCACAAGGGGATTGGATATCAACACGAAGGAGAAGAATTTGTTTATGTGCTGAAGGGAAAGGTTGAAATCACTGTGGGGGAGAACATTAACAAGTTAAAACAAGGTGAATCACTTCATTTCAACTCCGGAATCAGACACATGTTAAGAAATACCGGCAAGGAAAAAGCAGAATTGATCGTTGTCATTTATGGACCGTAG